Sequence from the Mauremys reevesii isolate NIE-2019 linkage group 5, ASM1616193v1, whole genome shotgun sequence genome:
ATGAGATCTAATCCTTGCTAACGCATCTAGAATGAAAAATGCCCATCACACCTTTCTGTTGAAGACGACAGACCTTTCCAAGGGAAGTCTGGAACATGAAAAACAATTGAATTAAAGTCTAATTTATATTTGGGAGTGAGATGAAGCAGGAATGAACAACAGgacaaactcaaaaaaaaaaaagattatgcaCTAATACACAAAGGTTAAGGCTACATATATCAGAATATATACAATAAAAACTCTGACTGATGGGGCTTTAAACAGGCTACTTCATCTTGAATGGaaccttgaaatatgtgttattTATGcatgttaaacaatctgtttcatATTGTATTTAGCCGTGACACTGATTAAGTTTCCCAGACGTGAAGAAGAGCTTGTGAAAGctcaaaacttgtctctctcaccaatagaagttggtccaataaaagatgaggtgggtgaggtaataggtCATTAACAATTTAAACATTTGGGAAATGTATGTTGCTTGGACAACACTTCTACCCAATTTCAAGTAAAATCTTGGTTTACTATAATCCTAATACTGCTGTGGCTTCCACTTATTTAGATCAATTCCATTCCTATCACTTGACAAGCAGCTGACCTTGTTATCCATATGACCACTAGAGGCCGTATCACAGCTTGCCTAGCCATAGGTAGTGCATTTGTCAGCAATAGACTATAGTACTGGAATAAAGTGACTtacagggtacatctacactgcaattaaaaacccatggctggcctgtaccAGGTGGCTCAGGCTCATGGgtctcaggctaaggggctctttaattgcagtgcagatgtgCAAGCTCAGGTTATAGCATGAGCTCTGGCGCCCGAACATCTACAAAGCAATCAAATGGcaccttagcctgagccccaggagcatgagtcagctggcatgggccagcagcAGCTTTTTAATTGCacagtagacatacccttagatgtaGTCACCTGTTATCATCCATCGTTCCGAAGTTCTCTCTCATTCATAATTCTGGCCTCTtattaaacaacattttttttaaaccagtcatAGAACTGCCCAATAGTACCTGCCTTAAAGTTCAAAAGCAATTGAAACAGGGAGAAAGTTGTATTTTCAGTACAAAttattttgttctgatttaattCCAAGTGCATACATTAAGTGGAAGAACTTAAATATTTAACTACTTAAACATTGAAAATTGTGTTCCTATAGCAAAAAACATTACAGATTTGAGAGACTCAAAAGATTTATTTTACTGGATAAATGtgctttaaattaaaaattataaatatttttccaAACTATAATAGTATGGAATGGTCTGCCTGTTTTATATAAGCACATactaactcctcgcttaacgttgtagttgtgttcctgaaaaatgcgactttaagcaaaacgatgttaagtgaatccaatttccccataagaattaatgtaaatgcgggggcgAGGGGGTGtgtgttaggttccagggattttttttttgccagacaaaagacattatatacatttacagtataagtttaaaattattttaaacaaactatGTAATACTGTACTCACCAATGAagattgtgaagcttggctgaggcAGGGCATAGTGGGGTCGGGcatgggggcttgccccactccacccatccGCTCCCCAGCTGGAACGCCAGGTGGGCAGAATGGGGCAAGCTCCCAttccctgaccccactccctggctggaacGCCGGGTGGGCGGAGCAGGACAagcccccgcaccccagccctgctctctggcaaGAGTGCTGAGTGGGCGGGTGGAGCACGGCAAGTCAAACAACCTTATAATGGAACATTGTGCGACTTTAAACGAGCATATTCCTTAATAGATCATCAACCTaataacgaaacaatgttaaccgggacgactttcagtgaggagttactgtatgctaAAAATCCTTGTCAGCGGCTATAAATTTGTGCCAATAAACACATTGTTCTATATGCTCAAACTGAAATAGAGTCATTTtaaaccataaaagttattttacactttacatacacacacacacacaccacaggaTGTACACGCCACGCCACTCTCTTCACTTACCATCCAATACAGCTGTTTGTTTCAACACAGTTTACTCTTTGAACGTCATGTTCTTTTTATAGTTTTCTCCCACCTTTTCTCCTTTAGTACTATTACATGCCATTCTATCTTCATTTTCTCCCCATATCAAAAAAGATACTTTCAGGTTACCACTAGGCTCAGTTCTGCAAGGTGCACTGTTGAATGCCTCCAGTGAGAGGCAGATCACCCACAACTACAGTATGAGCTGGGGGTACATTCACCTCAGGGAACTGTACTCATGTAATTGTTACATACACTTACTCCCGGGTATACTTGTTTCCAATATTATAGCATCATCCTTTTTATGTTTTATTAGTAAGGTTTAATAAAATTGTATTAAAAGCATCTCTGATAGTCAGATGTCCGATAGTCACACAGCGCTCACATTATGCTCATAATAAAGCAATTCTTATGGTTAAACATTTGTGTTGTCCATTTCTGTTCTCTCAGAAAAATTATTTTCTCCTGCCCTCATTTTGTGCATACTGAAAAAGCTGAAAGGGTAAAAATTAATTATGGAATAAAAGTGTCTGTACTCCCAGAGAAGCCACTTTCCAAAGGTCAATATCTTATCTGCTTTAATTTTTGAATTACCCAAAGTAATCACAGCATCTTATGCTTGCCAGTTTAATTGTTCTAGACTGAAGTCATTTGGAAATTATGTAAGTGTTAATGAGCATCATTAACTGGTAAATATACCCAAATTCCACTTCTTGCCTCCTGATTTGTATTATTTAAAGATGGCAATGAGTAATTGCTTTTCAGTTTTGTGGAAACAAACTTGCTCCTTATATTCACGTCCTTGgagaatatttttattaaattatagTTCCTATTGTTTTATGCATGTGACAAAGTTTGGGCACCAAACAATTCCAAGGTCCCCTTCCCCATGAAAAATCCAGTTTGATTTGAACTGAaacaagtttttttgttgttgaattgaaaaacaaaagccaaaaaaaattgtttcaaaaattgaccaaaatgttttgagtcaacctgaaattatttttttcattttttttaaattttgaattttCCATTTGATTCAGCTATTCCAGgtgcattttaccttttttttttttaattggccaaatttgaaataaaaaacaccATTTCAAATCGAAAAgcctaaatgaaatgtttcaactgctttaaaaaaagttttttcagctgaaatattTGCTCAATTTGATGAATAGTTTCATGCCCCTTTTgaccaacaaaaaacaaaaacaaaacaaaaaaaaaacctaatgTTAAAAACATTTCACCCGGCTCTACCCAGAAGTTTAGTTACCTACCAATACTATGTACTAACATAATGCTTTGCCGAGTGCATGAAGTCACTATTAAGCAGAGCTGCTAGCGCATAGGAAATAACAGATAAGGGCTAGGGAAAGCCTTCTTTTCTTCCCCACAGTGCAGCTTCCAAGCATCTAAAAATTTGGTCCATTACACCATGAGAGGAAAGGGAAAAGGAATCACTGAGCAAAGAAGCAACTCCTAGTTTATATGTGCTCACTGCCTGATCATCTGATGCTCCCATCCCACTGAGGAATTTTGGGGATAGGACAGCAAATGGGACACCAGGCTCCTTCCCACCAACATTAAAAGACATTTCATAAAGTTACTGGGGAAGGAGACGCTACAGTTTAAATTAAAACCTCTCACTAAAGACTATTTGACTGTTcatttttttgttgttaaaatattttcatcATTCAATATTTAGAAGGAATTTCAAGTTCATTTGATTTGTTCATTTATCATAAGggcaccagaagttaaaatgtatttataaaatgtttGCTCTTTATAGCTGTGTTTAATTCTGAGTTGCATTTTAAAGTTGAGAATGTCCATAATttgacatgcgtctgacgaacgtattcacccacaaaaacttatgctccaatacttctgttagtctataaggtgccacaggactctttgtcactttttacagatccagactaacacagcagCTCCTGTGACACTTGACATAATTTGATAGATTTCCCATATTAAAAGTTTGgggtttttaaagaaaattactaGTATTTGCTATTTGAGTTATTAAATGGATCATGATTTGACAAATCAAAGTATGATGTCAGTGGATTTGTGAAAATATCAATCCCTATTTGGGGATTCATCACATGGCTACTTATCCCTTTACCTATAAGAGTTTATTAAAGGAGCACTTCCATTAGTCTACTGATGTACCAGCGTGTTATtgcataaacaaacaaaaccacaaggCAGGTTTAAAACTGATGCATCTTGGTCCGAAgccaattttaaaagaaaaagcagcTCACACAATGACCCCTAATTTCCATTTGTGCTCAATGCCATAGCCCCTCTCAACACAGAAAACGTCACACTTTGTAAataagtttgtaaaaattttgtttaagaaaaatcACCTTTCAAAAGCTGATTCAGGTCCACAGCATCATGCAAGACCTTTTGATTATGTCTGCGATCAAACTCAGCATCTAGTGAGAAAGATACAGATGTAAGACTGGGTCTCAACTTTCCATTTTCTAGTCTGCTAGGCTTTACAAATTTTGTATTGTACTTCAATTCCTCAAAATTACCCTGTAATTCTTGGCTcacatgttcttgtctttttacTTTCAGTTTCTTATCATTTGATGCTGCAAGTTCAAAAGATTGGATAGGACTGATGTCTGGTGTTGACAGAGGTGTTACATCAGTCACTGTATCTTCAGACTCCTCTGTGTATTCACCAAGCTTTGGTTTTACTTCCACTGACTTTATTCCTGGCCTGAATTTTTGTCTTGGAGATAGAAGAGCCAAGTTACATATACTTCTCTTTGAGGAAGAGTGTGATGAATCTGATATGCAGCTATCAGAATCCATATCTGAACCATCTGTATCTGAacttgaggaggaagaagaggatgaaGATGAGCTAATATTGGTATACTTTTTGTTAACTTTCTTTATGCTACTGGATTGCTTAGCTGATTTAGGTCTAACCCTTTGTTTTCTGCCATCATCACTACTGTCTTCTTCATCTGTATAATAATCCTCCTCACCTTCTCTAACTATTTTGGGGATCCCAGCTGGAATGTTTACACGTATTCTACTTAGAGCAGAATTTCTACCAGATGTACTTGCATTTTCTGAAACTGACTGTGATGAAGCATTCCCACTATGGTCAGTGCCACCATTTATGGAATGTTCCTTTGGtgactctctctttttctcttcacTTTCATCCTCAGCACAGTGTTCTTGCCTGAGTTTCGTTTCCGATTCTGAGTCTGATTTGGAGATGTGTATACCTCCTTTTTCTATGAGCTCACTATGTTCTTCGCCATTGGCTACAACAGGGTTTTCTTCTTTCTTTGGCTCTTCCTCAAAATCACTATCAAAGAAAGAGTGGTCCACTTCACCCTCTGACACATCTTCATACCGGTCCATCCCAAAAGTTATTGTATAAATTCCAACTCCTGGTCCTGCAGGTGTGAAAAAGGGTTTTCAAAATATTAACAAACAGCAGAGGAACATATACCCTCAGTATAATTCTaggttatattattattatacttCTATGATATAATTAAATAGGTTATGGACCAGGTaagttaaatatttatttataattatatATGGGCCAGATAATATGGTAAGAGGCTGCAGACTTAACAGAAACAAGCTCAAAGAAAGGAGAAGCGGCAGATAATTGGAACtaggagagtgggggggggggggggaagggaagaattTTGAAGTTCATAAATTAGCATAAGTTTGGGGCAAAACTGTACTGCTTCTGGACTCTGCAAGGCAGTTTAATGAGTAGGAGACCAGGGGAAACAATCAACTTTTCATAGTTCTTAAGCTGTGCAAGGCAACAGAACCACAGATCTTTATCGGGGAAACTTTTACACTTGGCATGACACTATTGATACTAGCACTGAGCGCACTCTTGCCTCAAGTACTTTTTGAAGCACAGAAATTCCACAGGGCCCATCGTTCCCAGTTCTCTCCCCACTTTTCAACTGCTCTGAAGCTTCAGAGTTTTCTAAATCATGCACCACTACATGAAGAGAAATGGACCACATGAAGTTCAAAAGCAACATACAGCAGCGTAAGTAGTAAGAAACCAGGGATTCTACTGAGATCCAAAGCTTCAAAGAGCCAATGAAGCAAAAGGAGACCTAGTGAGCTGGAAACCTTGCAAAGTTCCTAAGCACTGCAGGGCAACAGAAGTGGAAGGAAACCTGGGGAGCCATCAACTCTGCACATCTCCTAAATTCCTCCACAGCTGTAGATATAGGGACAGAGGGAAGCAGGACAAGacatgctcccccccccgccctcctctTAAAAGTCCAGGGTGGAATTTGAGTTTTGCAGTATTTATCACTTCTTGTGTCAACTGGCTTCAAATATCCTGTAGAATCTGACACCCAGCTCTCAGAGGGATTCCTAAAAATAGCCTAAAAGGAAATGTAATGCTAAAAAAGCTTTAGTATACAACTTTATTATAaagtaaatattaaaaagaatgaaaaaaggcAAAGTTAAAAACATCTATATATTACATACACTtccctttttcttaaaaatgtaaaacttctATTAGATATTCCCAGAACAATCTTTCTTGGattcagggtggataaaaatcaatgatttttcttttaaaaaaatccatttttttaaatttaaatcaggtttttcctcaaaaagcattttatcaaaaaaaatccatctaaagatagttttaattaagatacattatagctcaaagatatctcatcatggaatagggattataaattctaattctatagtatgagacaacaTATTCATGTAATGcctaagaaaagttttgtaaatgagttccaatagttcacgGATTacggacccaattttatgggatTCCaggggcttttttaaaaaatagattatttaggttaatctttctatctactcaaTGGGGCTCAGTCTAGAAGTTaccagagatgcttagttttgcagttctcaaactgtgaatttaggtctccagagataacatgcttgttaacaggaaaaatgttttacataaatatacagaggtgagaaataacagacctcaactctattgtcccctcagcaaatttgtgtacacagagtcaatcccttacctttCTGTAAAAGTgcaagtttcaaaaagttcattGAATAGAAGATTTTGGGGGCGgaacagatctggacaaggagaaaaagTCTGGATATAAATGTGAGAAGAGAGGGATAgatagtagaaacaaaagtgaaactgtttgagcagcatattccagaagtcttgaggtcgttctgagtgtagccttcattgatttgaaaaCTGCCATATCATTCTTTCACTAGAAGggaaacctataatggcagcaggccataaaagagacccagtttgggaatatctgaatgaagttcctctaccagTGGGTAAGAAaagcatgcgtgcaaaatgcaaacagtgcaacaaagaaatgcaaggcctggttgcccgaatgaaacaacaacaacaacaacatcatgagaagtgttccttctcaggaggaagccgcgttgaagatgatgaaaggaacatgtctgaacatgcaggatcttcaggttggtaaacttttctatttcatacttctttcttaaggactgcctgtcttccttctggactattcttgaattctcatgtttgagcaaaaaatatagttgttactctatggtactatcattttagatgcagttgtgataaaaaataaatagctaaaATAGGCAGATCTTaattttacaatttcacctttaaagtagtactgagtgtcagtgaatgcaatgaataCTACTAAATGAGTAGTATGGTAATAATTAaacaactgcattgacttattttgtttaggagaatccatcctaaacatacaggattctgaagactatccatcttcaagatcaccatcattttctataggtTCAgcgttatctgccaatgatagcgtttcagtcacatcatgtatgtcacataaccacagtatatcacctgtagcaaaaaaaaaaaaaaaaagttccatcatccagaaacaaccacagataagtttgtgatacgaaccagcagattacaaaaagaggtaattgatgaaaaaattgcccggttcctttatgcaacaaactctcctgtCTGTATgactgagaacccacacttcattaacatggttcagtcattaagaccaggatacagtccatccaacagagcagatgtcacaagcaaattgctggataaagtgtatgaaagagaaattgagcagtgtgcaaaaggtctaaagggtgaaattgttaacctgagagtcttgatgggtggagcaatgtccacaattaTCCTGTTGTAtatgcttgtgtgacaacagaagaagggaatgtcttccttacagaaacaattgatacatcaggaaatgcacacacagcagaatacttacaagatgTAGCAGTAACAGCTATAAAAAacctttagaaaaaaaatcaaatgtctaGCATGCAGCTTGATCACAGACCATGTTGCAAATGTcaccaagatgagaagaaatttagaagagagtcccaacTAATAACATAttgttgcagtgctcatttgatgcacctcctagccaaagacttcagtgttccagaaataaaggctaatgatgttgaaattgcaaaatacttccataacaaccactttgcagcagctgctctgaaaaaagtgggaggaaccaagctaactctcccacaagacgtgtgATGGAACTCcatagtggactgttttgagcactagatcaagaactggcctaatctgatgacagtttgtgaacaaaactgtgaaaaaacagatggcactgtcacagccaaagttctcaacattgggcttaagagaaatgttgaacacatgctgagtaccttgaagcctatttctgtagtcTTGAACataatgcagggaaatagctgttttattgctgacgctcTTGAGATTTGGAAGggactgagtgagatcttaaaaagggAAATGTGCAATGACAGAATTAAATTACAAACATTAAAagaacaaatgggacaagcactatctccaactcattttcttgcaaatattctcaatactctgTACCAgcgtcaaaccttaactgctgaagaagaagagTTGGCTCTGACagggacatccagcaatcatccctccataatgccaactataataaacttcagaattatgtttgctcatgatgttttaaagaaagtcacaccagtgaactggtggaagtcacttaagcacttggattcagagactgttgaagtgataatctcacttttagcagcagtagcttcttctgccggtgtagaaagaatattttcttcctttggactaattcattccaaattgagaaatcgtttgagACCTGAaagagcaggaaagcttgtttttccttttccagattatgaacaaacaggaaaatgaaggtgaagacgactgagttagctgcagaagccaatattttaagtttcttatgttgacctggctgacataattgattttttttaaatatttcagttaaaaacaacttttaacaaaaacaaacctgattttaaaaaacgtgAATGTTTAAGTCAAAAATTcatatttttttgttaaaatattatatgtttgttgtttaagaaaaaaaatccagaatacataacgttgttgttttagctagagaaaacaatttaaatgtctgtctggtgatgttctcctcctaatatagcatggcaagaaaatcctccaaatatcaataattaacctgttgaactggagatagttcacctctcaatgacttcataaatattggcttcagttacctttggtaaatgaaataaccaaacaatcattcattttctgatatagctgtaaaactaatctgaaaagttttcaaaataaatcacttaaaaaaagtatagtgtgtaccttctaaaaatgaaacctacaccTATATCTGAGTTGTAaaaaatatgtattaaggttataacaatgaacaagaatgcacttttctgtagaaatccatgattaaatcgagtcttcgtGACTAgcaatttaaataattatttaaatctatttgatttaaatcaaatccactctGCTTGGATTCCTCTTACCTTGGGTTCAGCTTTCATAAGACCCACAATTATGGAACTACCTGTTTAATAGTTGTCATGCATAGGACATCGGCTTTATAAAGCTAAGTAATAAACTTTAATACTATATGTGTTGTAACTATAAATCCTTTACATGACAGATATAGAAGAGGGTCTTTGTGTCAGTAGTTGGATGACTCTACTTTGTATCTAGATGCGAATGAACCAATAACTAAATGACAGAACAGTGTTCTTGCCCCTATTATCAGACCTCAGTATTGTTTGCCACATGGAATTTACttacatctgattttttttaattgtcttatATAAATGGAAGAGTGAAATTCTATAGGTCACAGTTAAAGTTGGTTTGGGGCAATTTTACACATTTTTTCTTAGATTAGTTAAAAATGTATATCTATATTACCTTTTCTGATCATTTTCATCCACTCACATTTAAGTGTTAACTGTAACATTCTTGCAAGTTTTTGTATCATTATGTTCTTAGCAACCAAGACTACATTAACAATATTTTAGTGTTACTGGTTATATTGTAACATATGGCCATGCTAGGTCTTCACAGCTATCACTATGCTGCACAGTAATGGCTAGTCAcaactaaggctatggctacacttagcgctgcacagcactgccgcaggagcgctcccacggcagcactttgaagcgcgAGTGTGGTTGGAGCGctagcgctgggagagagctctctcagcgctgtccgtactccacctccctatgaggattaacgtacagcgctgggagccgtgctcccagcactggggctctgatcacactggcgctttgcagcgccgcaacttgcagcactggagggggtgttttttcacaccctgctgcagcgctgcaaatctgcaagtgtagccaagaccttAATGGCAACAATGGAAACAGAATTCGAGCATCCAAAATACAGGTCTTTTTGAACTACAAAAGAATCATTTGTTAGCACTCTGTGGCCTCTCAACACACAGTTCAACAACTTTGATTCTGCGCAGCAGATAATGATGGTAACATTAGCCACTTCACtgcaatattaatattaatattttattcatAACATTACCTCTTTCATTTTTCAGGCACAGTCCCTTCACTTTGTAATCTTTACATTATTAAAAAACAGATGTGCTGCTTTGGTCAATTTCTCTCAGTGACATTCTTGGTGCTTCACAAACTATACATTGTTTTAATAGTGAGTATGAAAAGAAATTAAACGAGAGGAATTTGAGTCTCAGTTGGTACTTTTGTATTTTATTCCCTTGTGTGTCTAGGACACGAGACATTTCTTTGAAAAGTGGGATTTGCCAAATTATTTGTAGTCAGGGATTTTTCAGGAGAATAGCACACTACATACATGTACAAAATCTTTTATTATACTGTCTGTAGAAAGTACAGATTTTTAGTATTTCAGTTCCTAGAATATGGAATCAACAAATGAGATCATGCAGTCTTAGTAAAAGCTGTCACTGATCCAAAATACCTATCCCTAACTTCTGATTTTAATAACCCTCTTATTTACACATTCAAAGAAAACATGTTTCCTGCTGTATACGCTAACAACTGTCCATCTAGAAAATTCTTACCAAGCATCAATTACTTACCTAAGCCCCTGTCTTTTCAACACttacacatatgcttaactttactaaaATAAGTAATCCCACACTGAGGTCAACAGTAAATTATGAACATAAgtttttgcaggactgggactctATGGAATATCCTCAAGAATACACTAGCTAGCTGGTGGTAGTAAAACAGTAACTATAGGTATACACTACCAGCTCCcaagtttattattatttgtattatcacagCACCTAGTGccacagtcatggaccaggactccactgtgctaggcgaTATATAAACACAGAAAAGACAGTGTCTTTAAAGAATGAGGACCAAAACCTTGCCAGGCCTAAAGATTTCTTtaacaaaaaccaacaacaagTCATAGTATAAACCACATAAACttaaaaaaacaccccacaaaGCTGCTACCAACAGTACCCCCCTGGAGATCAGTTTGGAGATGGGTTGTAGTTACAGGCCCTCTGGAcattattgtaatataaatatcaAATAATAAGACAAAGGTAGGATcccctacaaaaaaaaaaaacctagggtGAAGGCACATATTAGTGGTTTGAATGGATGTTAGGATTCAATGTTAAGGTTAAAACAGAGTTAGAAACCCAAAGTATATAAAGTATGGAAGTACATAGTTAAAGCATCTAGACTAATTTAACCAGTCCCTGGAGTTGTCCTCCTACCATTTCATTGAACATGGAGCACTGAAGCAAACATGCATCCCCAATACCAAATGTGCTGATTTACCACCACACAAACGTCCCATCTTTCATTACAATTACTCCAATTTCATG
This genomic interval carries:
- the CFAP97 gene encoding cilia- and flagella-associated protein 97; translated protein: MDRYEDVSEGEVDHSFFDSDFEEEPKKEENPVVANGEEHSELIEKGGIHISKSDSESETKLRQEHCAEDESEEKKRESPKEHSINGGTDHSGNASSQSVSENASTSGRNSALSRIRVNIPAGIPKIVREGEEDYYTDEEDSSDDGRKQRVRPKSAKQSSSIKKVNKKYTNISSSSSSSSSSSSDTDGSDMDSDSCISDSSHSSSKRSICNLALLSPRQKFRPGIKSVEVKPKLGEYTEESEDTVTDVTPLSTPDISPIQSFELAASNDKKLKVKRQEHVSQELQDAEFDRRHNQKVLHDAVDLNQLLKAFLHLEKKEQQQLVIDQPAPGSRKNYSFTNEEVRQIDRENQRLLKELSRQSAKPRSKSATLKKPAGLPPKLYHSALNRQKEQQRIERENLALLKRLEAVKPTVGMKRSEQLMDYQRHMGYLNSSPSTRRGKSALSQLSSSRGASRASSASSTVSHRTERPVSDASSGALRRPKPTNVRAAWL